A genomic region of Pseudomonas sp. MPC6 contains the following coding sequences:
- a CDS encoding EAL domain-containing protein: MLGSYSPTLVIISLCVAILASYTALDLTERIATAKGRAVHLWTAGGAFAMGIGVWSMHFIGMLAFKLPIDLGYDVTLTLLSLLIGILSSGFALWLVSQPQLPAWQLAFGALIMGAGISAMHYTGMAAMLMQPGIDYDPTLFSASLLIAVGASGAALWIAFRLRQHSPYVILIRGGAAVIMGLAIVGMHYTAMAAARFADGSFCGAAIDGLNGKGLDNLVLITTLAILTIALLTSVLDARMEVRTASLAHSLTEANRELTQLALHDTLTGLPNRVLLADRIDQAMSKVQEQGGCFALMFIDLDGFKPVNDAFGHHMGDQLLRAVGLRLREELRSQDTLARIGGDEFVLLVQLGEENDVLNLAARQVGLIARSFQVAEHDLQISASVGIAVYPGNGCTAEELLMNADAAMYHAKGTGKNGYSFFDISMNSNARKQLQLLQDLRNALEQQQFSLHYQPKFDAANGHPVGAEALLRWEHPTQGMLLPDKFIDLAEKTGLIIPIGDWVLNEACRQMREWYLLGYTDWRIAVNLSALQFCHVGLVQSVAKALATHHLPANSLTLEITETTAMNDADVSMTVLQELSEMGVDLSIDDFGTGYSSLMYLKRLPANELKIDRGFVRDLEHDSDDAAIVSAIVALGQALGLRIVAEGVETGVQQDFLTKLGCDSLQGYLLGHPLPAARFLADIVRGEQLAVG; this comes from the coding sequence ATGCTCGGCAGCTATTCCCCCACACTGGTTATCATCTCGCTCTGTGTAGCGATTCTCGCTTCCTATACCGCGCTCGACCTCACCGAACGCATCGCCACGGCCAAAGGTCGCGCCGTGCATTTATGGACCGCGGGCGGCGCCTTTGCCATGGGCATCGGGGTGTGGTCGATGCATTTCATCGGCATGCTCGCGTTCAAACTGCCGATCGACCTCGGTTACGACGTCACCCTGACCTTGCTGTCACTGCTGATCGGGATCCTGTCCAGCGGCTTTGCCTTGTGGCTGGTCAGTCAGCCGCAGTTGCCCGCCTGGCAACTGGCGTTCGGCGCGCTGATCATGGGCGCCGGCATCAGTGCCATGCATTACACCGGCATGGCCGCCATGCTCATGCAGCCGGGCATCGATTACGACCCGACACTGTTCAGCGCATCGCTGCTCATTGCGGTGGGCGCGTCGGGCGCCGCGTTATGGATCGCGTTTCGCCTGCGCCAGCACAGTCCTTATGTGATCCTGATCCGTGGCGGTGCCGCGGTGATCATGGGGCTCGCCATCGTCGGCATGCACTACACCGCCATGGCCGCGGCGCGCTTCGCCGACGGCAGTTTCTGTGGCGCGGCCATCGACGGCTTGAACGGCAAGGGCCTGGACAACCTGGTGCTGATCACCACCCTGGCCATTTTGACCATCGCCTTGCTGACGTCGGTGCTCGATGCGCGCATGGAGGTGCGCACCGCCAGCCTTGCCCACTCGTTGACCGAAGCCAATCGCGAACTGACTCAATTGGCCCTGCATGACACCCTGACCGGCCTGCCGAATCGGGTGTTGCTGGCCGACCGCATCGATCAGGCGATGTCGAAGGTCCAGGAGCAGGGCGGTTGTTTTGCGTTGATGTTCATCGACCTGGACGGGTTCAAACCGGTCAACGATGCCTTCGGTCATCACATGGGCGATCAGTTGCTGCGAGCGGTCGGCCTGCGGTTGCGCGAGGAGTTGCGCAGTCAGGACACCCTGGCGCGGATCGGTGGCGATGAGTTCGTGCTGCTGGTGCAACTGGGCGAGGAGAATGATGTCTTGAACCTGGCGGCCCGCCAGGTCGGATTGATTGCGCGCTCGTTCCAGGTCGCCGAACACGACCTGCAGATCTCCGCCAGTGTCGGTATCGCGGTTTACCCGGGTAACGGCTGCACTGCTGAAGAGCTGCTGATGAACGCCGACGCGGCGATGTATCACGCCAAGGGCACCGGGAAAAACGGCTACAGTTTTTTCGATATATCGATGAACAGCAACGCCCGCAAACAACTGCAACTGCTGCAAGACTTGCGCAACGCCCTGGAGCAGCAGCAATTCAGTCTCCATTACCAGCCCAAGTTCGACGCCGCCAATGGCCATCCGGTCGGCGCCGAAGCGCTGCTGCGCTGGGAGCACCCGACCCAGGGCATGCTGCTGCCGGACAAGTTCATCGATCTGGCGGAGAAAACCGGGTTGATCATTCCGATCGGCGACTGGGTGCTCAATGAAGCGTGCCGGCAGATGCGCGAGTGGTACCTGCTCGGTTACACCGATTGGCGCATCGCGGTGAATCTCTCGGCCTTGCAGTTCTGCCACGTCGGGCTGGTGCAGAGCGTGGCCAAAGCCTTGGCCACGCACCATTTGCCGGCCAACAGCCTGACCCTCGAAATCACCGAGACCACCGCCATGAACGACGCCGATGTCAGCATGACGGTGCTTCAGGAGTTGTCGGAAATGGGCGTCGACCTGTCCATCGATGACTTTGGCACCGGCTATTCGAGCTTGATGTACCTCAAGCGCCTGCCCGCCAATGAGCTGAAGATCGACCGGGGATTCGTCCGCGATCTGGAGCACGACAGCGACGACGCCGCCATCGTTTCCGCCATCGTCGCCCTGGGCCAGGCATTGGGTCTGCGGATCGTCGCCGAAGGCGTGGAAACCGGGGTGCAACAGGACTTCCTGACGAAACTCGGCTGCGACTCGT